The window GATTTGAGAATAAGCAGGTGCGAATCAATATACTTAACGTGCGCACCAAAAAACAGAAGGTGCTTTTTCCACGCGAGGCAAAACCTTCTTGGATAAATGGCGATTTAGTGTGGTCTTTAACAACGGATCGGTTGGCTTTTTCTTGGAATCCGGGAGCGGAAAAGAAAAATGTTGACATGGAAACGCTTTATACGCTAAATAGCGACGGTACAGGGCTTAAACGAATTACAAGCGATGCTGCCCCGAGGGAAACTTCGCCGGTCTGGTCTCCGCAAGGAGATGCCCTTCTGTATGACAAAGTCGATAAGCATAACCGCTTACAAATCTTCAAAATAGCGTTGGGCAGCGATGTTTCGGAACAACTCACAGATACTTTTATACCAAAAGTATTTGGAAAGTTCTTTCAAGCAAATAGTCCAGGGGATTGGTTCGATCCGGCGTTCGCATTGCCGGTTACCCCCAAACCACATTTATTAACGACAGTGTGGGGACAAGTCAAACAGGAATAGCACTTTGTAACTCTTATCGCTCCCGTTCCGAGACAAGCAGATCGAACGAATTGCTCTGCCATCCGCCTTCCATAACGATATTGTCCCTCGTTTCGCGCAAGCGATCAACCATACGTGCTTTCATACGGCGGAGTACGTGCTTGTAACCGAGATGGTTCGCCAAGTTATGGAGTTCGTGCGGGTCGCTCTTCATGTCATAGAGTTCGTCCTCGCTGTATGGGTTGTAGACGTATTTCCACGAATCCGTCCGTACCATCCTGACAGAGGCGAGCGTCGGCTCGTACCCATGAAATTCAGCGAACACATCATCGGGCCAATCCGCTACAGTTTCCCCTCTTAACAAAGGCATAATAGATCTTCCATCGATCTCATCAGGGACTGCTGCGCCACCGAGTTCCAAAAACGTCGGCATTAAGTCGACGAGGTTCACAAATTCATCACACGTCGTTCCAGGTGCTGTCGTACCTGGACACCGGATGACGAGTGGAATGTGGTGCGTCTCCTCGTACATGTGAAAACCTTTGTTGAAAAGCCGATGGCTACCGAGCATATCGCCGTGGTCGGTTGAGAAGATGACAACGGTATTTTCTGCTAAACCGTTCGCCTCAAGACAGTCAAGAACTCGCCGCACTTGGTCGTCAATGAAGGTGCAGAACCCCCAATAGGCAGCGATGGCTTTCTGCCAATCTGGCCACGTCAGATGGCTGGCATTCCACCGGAGCATC of the Candidatus Poribacteria bacterium genome contains:
- a CDS encoding PD40 domain-containing protein → MKYKRFFLSAAVMVSLLSVGVSGICSKVPTTAKVVFTSVRDGNREIYMMNPDGSDQVRLTNHRADDTFPVWSPTGERVLFASDRDRFTLSRDLYLMDPDGKNVRRVFGKSEDRSAATWSPDGKQIAYRRRELNGAYIYIGTIDGKKEERMAIGGGSPAWSPDGTEIAFLSGFENKQVRINILNVRTKKQKVLFPREAKPSWINGDLVWSLTTDRLAFSWNPGAEKKNVDMETLYTLNSDGTGLKRITSDAAPRETSPVWSPQGDALLYDKVDKHNRLQIFKIALGSDVSEQLTDTFIPKVFGKFFQANSPGDWFDPAFALPVTPKPHLLTTVWGQVKQE
- a CDS encoding sulfatase-like hydrolase/transferase; the protein is FMIAANFFGPHFPYAVPAPYDTMYDPDTAERWGNFDEQFINKPLIQQKEMLRWNASHLTWPDWQKAIAAYWGFCTFIDDQVRRVLDCLEANGLAENTVVIFSTDHGDMLGSHRLFNKGFHMYEETHHIPLVIRCPGTTAPGTTCDEFVNLVDLMPTFLELGGAAVPDEIDGRSIMPLLRGETVADWPDDVFAEFHGYEPTLASVRMVRTDSWKYVYNPYSEDELYDMKSDPHELHNLANHLGYKHVLRRMKARMVDRLRETRDNIVMEGGWQSNSFDLLVSERER